Below is a window of Mycolicibacterium chitae DNA.
TGCAGCAACTGCTGCAGGATCTCGTTGGAACCGTTGGCCGCCCACACGTTCTGCGCCCCGAGTTCGACCCCGGTCGCCGCGGTGAGGTAGGCCGCCAGATCGGTGCGCAGCGCCACCGCATCGCGGTCCGGGTAGCGGTGCAACTGCGCCGCGGCCACCCGGACCGACTCGGCCACGTCGTCGATCAACGCCTGCGTGGGCGGGTGCGGGTTCTCGTTGGTGTTCAACCGCACCGGCACTTCCAATTGCGGTGCGCCGTAGGGCGATTTGCCGCGCAGATTCTCGCGCAGCGGCAGGTCGGCCAGGGTCACGGAGTCGCCGATCATCGCTCGAACCTCCGTCGGACCGCCTCGCCGTGCGCGGGCAGGTCCTCGGCCTTGGACAGCGTGATCACGTGTCCGGAAACGTCCTTGAGCGCCGCCTCGGTGTAGTCCACGACGTGGATGCCCTTGAGGAAGGTCTGCACCGACAGCCCGCTCGAGTGCCGGGCGCAGCCCGCGGTCGGCAGCACGTGGTTGGACCCCGCGCAGTAGTCGCCGAGGCTCACCGGCGACCACGGTCCGACGAAAATCGCGCCCGCCGAACGGATCCGGTGCGCCACTTCGGCGGCGTCGCGGGTCTGGATCTCGAGGTGCTCGGCGGCGTAGGCGTTGACCACCCGCACCCCCTGATCGATGTCGTCGACCAGCACGGTCGCCGACTGCCGTCCACTCAGCGCGGTCGACACCCGGTCCCGGTGCACCGTCGTGGCCAGCTGGACGGTCAGTTCGCGGTCGGTGGCATCGGCCAACTCGGGGCTGCAGGTGACCAGCACGCTGGCGGCCATCTCGTCGTGCTCGGCCTGGCTGATCAGGTCGGCGGCCACGTGGACCGGGTCGGCGGTGTGGTCGGCCAGGATCGCGATCTCGGTCGGTCCGGCCTCGGCGTCGATGCCCACCTGGGAGCGGCAGATCCGCTTGGCCGCGGTGACGTAGATGTTGCCGGGGCCGGTGATCATGTCCACCGACGCCAGTTCGGCGCCGTCGGTGTCGGTGCCGCCGTAGGCCAGCAGGGCGACCGCCTGGGCGCCGCCCACCGCCCAGACCTCCTCGACGCCCAGCAGCGCCGCGGCCGCCAGGATGGTGGGATGCGGCAGGGCTTGGAAGGCGCCGGTCCCGGAAGCCTGCGGCGGGCTGGCGATCACCAGCGAGTCGACGCCGGCGAGCTGCGCGGGCACGACGTTCATCACGACGCTCGACGGGTAGACGGCATTGCCGCCCGGCACGTACAGCCCGACCCGTTCGACGGGGACCCACCGCTCGGTGACGGTGGCCCCGGGCGCCAGTTCGGTGGTGGTGTCGGTGCGCCGCTGATCGGCGTGCACGGCGCGGGCCCGCGCGATCGCGACCTCCAGGGCGGCGCGGACCTCCGGATCCAGCGCGTCCAGCGCCTGGGCCAGCGCGGCGGCGGGCACCCGCACGGTCTCGGGCCGCACGCCGTCGAAGGATGCGCCGTAGTCGAGGGCCGCGGGCGCACCCCGCTCGGCCACGTCGTCGACGATCGGACGGACCTTGGGCACGACCGCATCGACGTCGACACCGCCGCGCGGCAGCGCGGCGCGCAGCTGCGCCACCGACAGGGGTCGGTCGCGCAGGTCGATGCGGGACATCTGGAAATTGGCCATCACCGTCGATTGTCCCTGATTGGTCCAGCTGAATAAAATCACGCCTGAGCTGGACCGCGTTGCGGGTCCCGCGGCGCTCAGAAATCCAGGCCGATATCGAGCACCCGCACGGAGTGCGTCAGCGCCCCCACCGCCAGATAGTCGACCCCGGTCCCGGCGTAGGCCGCGGCATCGGCGAGCGAGAGCCCGCCGGAAGACTCCAGTTGCACGTCGGGGGCGTTGGCATCCCGGCGCTGCACGGCGATCTGGGTCTCCCACACCGCGAAGTTGTCCAGCAGCACCAGCTGCACGTCCTCCCGCAGCACCTCGTCGAGCTGTTCCAGCGAGTCCACCTCGACCTCACAGGGCAGGTCGGGCGCCGCCGCCCGGACCGCCCGCAGCGCGGCCACCACCGAACCCGCCGCGGCCACGTGGTTGTCCTTGATCAGCGCGGCATCGCCGAGGCCCATCCGGTGGTTGACCCCGCCGCCGACGCGCACCGCGTACTTCTGCAGCACGCGCAGGCCGGGCAGCGTCTTGCGGGTGTCGCGGATCTTCGCGCGCGTGCCGTCGACCTCGGCGACCCATTGCGCGGTGGTCGAGGCGATCCCGGACAGGTGGCAGATGAGGTTGAGCATGGTGCGTTCGGCGGTCAGCAGCCCGCGCGTGGTCGCCTCGAGCGTCAGCAGCGGGTCCCCGGGGCGCAGCAGGTCGCCGTCGTCGGCGCGGCCGAGCACCCGGTACGCGTCGGGCCCCAGCACCTCGTCGAGCACCAGCAGCGCGACGTCGATGCCCGCGACCACACCTTCGGCCCGGGTCACCATGGCCGCGGTCGTGCGCGCGTCCTCGGCGACCGTGGCCACCGAGGTGATGTCGGGGCCGTAGCGCAGGTCCTCGTCGAGGCCGCGCGCGATGACCTCGCGGGCCTCGTCGAGTTCGGCCGCGGTCAAACCGATCCGGGTCATCACGCCACCACCGGGGCATCCACGACAAGCTGTTCGTCCACCATGCGAAGCATTGTGCTGCGGGCACGGGACTCGTCGGTCAGCGGATGGTCACTTCGGTGATGGCTGCCCCGGGTCTCGGTGCGTTCGGCGGCCGCGAGGGCCACCGCGCGGGCGGTGACGGTCAGCACCGCGTCCTCGAACCGGGCCCGGGTGCTCGCCGGCCGTCGGTGCGCGGCGGCCAAGGTCTCGGTCAGCCGCGCCAGGCCCGCCCCGTCGCGGACCACCGAGGCATCGCGGGACATCGCGTGCTGCAGTTCGCTGCGCTCCACCATCTCGTGTTCGTCGCGGCGCACCGCGCGGGCCGTGACGGCCCCCACCGACGCGGCGTGGTCGGCGGCGCTCCGCCCGGCGCGGCCACCCACCACCAGGCCCTCGAGCAGGCTGTTGGAGGCCAGCCGGTTGGCGCCGTGCATACCGGTGCGGGCGACCTCACCGGCCGCGAACAGTCCCGGCACGTCGGTCCGCCCGGCGACATCGGTGACGACGCCACCGCAGCTGTAGTGCGCGCCCGGCACCACCGGGATGGGTTGACGGGTCGGGTCGATCCCCACCGCCCGGCACGAGGCCGTGACCGTCGGGAAGCGCGCCTCGAACCCCGCGATCGAGCGCGCGTCGAGGTACACGCACGCGGATCCCGTCGTGCGCAGATTCGCGTCGATCGCGGCGGCCACCACGTCGCGCGGCGCCAGATCACGCATCGGGTGCAGGCCGTCCATCACCGAATTGCCTTGCGCATCAACCAGAATCGCGCCCTCACCGCGCAGCGCCTCGGTGATCAGCGGGCGTCGCGTGTCGGCCCGGTCGGAGCTGGGCGCGGCGAACAGCATGGTCGGATGGAATTGGATGAACTCGAGGTCGCTGACGGCGGCCCCGGCCCGCAGCGCCAGCGCGATGCCGTCCCCGGTGGAGCCGGCCGGGTTGGTGGTCGCGGCGTAGAGCTGACCGAGTCCGCCGGTCGCCAGGATCACCGCGGCGGTGTGCAGGACGCCCATCCCCTGCGGGCTGAGCACCTGGACACCGACCACCGCGCCGTCGTCGAGCAGGATCTCGGCGGCGACGTGTTCGTAGCGGATGTCGAGGCGCTCGGCCGCCGCGTCGAGTGCGCGCTGGACCTCCGCGCCCGTGGCGTCCCCACCGGCGTGGATGATCCGGCGGCGCGAATGGCCACCTTCGCGGGTCAGCGACCACTGCCCGGAGGCCACCTCGTCGAAACGCGCTCCGTCACCGACCAGCTGCGCCACGGCGCGACGGCCGTCGGCGACGATCGACTCGACCGCGTGCGGATCGCACAAGCCACCGCCGGCGGCGACGGTGTCGGCCACGTGCGTGGCCACCGCGTCGGCGTCGTCCCCCAGCGCCACCGCGATGCCGCCCTGGGCGTGGAACGTGGCCGTGGCCCCGGTCCCGGGCGCGGCCTTGCTCAGGACCACCACAGAGCGGCCCGCGCGGTGCGCGGCGAGCGCGGCCGTCAAGCCGGCCACGCCCGTGCCGATCACCACGACGTCGGCGCGCTGTTGCCACATTCCGGCGAGCGGACCCGAACCGCCGCAGGCCGGTCCGGTCATTCGCCGCCGCCGGGCTGCCCGATCTCGATCATCCGCTGCACGCTGGCGCGGGCCAGCTTCGCGGTCTCGGGATCGACGTGCACCTCGTCGGCGCCCTCGGTGAGGCACCGCAGCATCGCGGCCGGCGTGATCATCTTCATGTACTTGCAGGAGGCCCGGTCGTTGACCGCCTGGAAGTCGATTTCCGGTGCGGCGCGGCGCAACTGGTGCAGCATGCCGACCTCGGTGGCCACCAGCACCTGGCGGGCGTTCGATTCGCGGGCCGCGTCGAGCATGCCGCCGGTGGACAGGATCTTGACCCGGTCCTCGGGGAAGGCGCCTTCGCCGGCCAGGTACAGCGCCGAGGTGGCGCAGCCGCACTCGGGATGCACGAACAGTTCCGCGTCCGGGTGGGTGCGCGCCTGATCGGCGAGCTCGTCACCGTTGATGCCGGCGTGGACGTGGCATTCGCCGGCCCAGATGTGCAGGTTCTCCCGGCCCGTCATGCGGCGCACGTGGGCACCGAGGAACTGGTCGGGGCAGAACAGCACCTCGCGGTCGGGGTCGATGGACTCGACCACCTCCACGGCGTTCGACGAGGTGCAGCAGATGTCGGTGAGCGCCTTCACCGCGGCCGTGGTGTTGACGTAGGACACCACGACGGCGTCGGGATGCTCGTCCTTCCAGGCCCGCAGGTCCTCGGCGGTGATGGAGTCGGCCAGCGAGCAGCCGGCGCGCTGGTCGGGAATGAGCACCGTCTTGTCCGGCGAGAGGATCTTGGCGGTCTCGGCCATGAAGTGCACTCCGGCGAAGACGATGGTGTCCTCGGGTGCCTCGGCGGCAATGCGGGACAGCGCCAGCGAGTCGCCCACGTGGTCGGCGACGTCCTGGATTTCCGGCAGCTGGTAGTTGTGTGCCAGCAGCGTCGCGCCGCGCAGCTTCGCCAGGCGGCGGATCTGTGCGGCCCACTGCTCGTCGCCCGCCACACCGGTGTAGCCCCCGGGGCCGTCGACGATCCGGTCCACCATTGCACTGTCCATGTCGCGGTCGATCACGGTCATGACCGCTCCTTTCGGCGTCGGAGGTTTTCGACTTACAATCGAAAACATGGGAAATTCTAGCACCGCGCACGAAGTGCTGGCCGTCGTGTTTCAGGTTCGGCGGCTCGACAGCCGAAATCCGCAGCTCAGCGTCCTGCTGTGGGAACGGGCGCTCGATCCCCAGCGCGGCGCGTGGTCCCTGCCCGGCGGTCGACTGCGTCACGACGAGGACATGGACAGTTCAGTCCGCCGTCAACTCGCCGAGAAGGTGGACCTGCGTGAGATCGCCCACCTCGAGCAGTTGGCGGTGTTCTCCGATCCGCGCCGGGTGCCCGTCGACCGGACCATCGCCTCGACCTTCCTGGGCCTGGTGCCCTCCCCCGCCACCCCCGAGTTGCCGCCGGACACCCGCTGGCATCCGGTGGACGCCCTGCCGCCGATGGCCTTCGACCACGGTCCGATGGTCACCCACGCCCACGCCCGGCTGATCGCCAAGCTGTCCTACACCAACATCGGGTTCGCGCTGGCACCAAAGGAATTCGCACTGTCGACGCTGCGCGACATCTACGGCGCGGCGCTGGGCTATCAGGTCGACGCCACCAACCTGCAGCGCGTGCTGGCCCGCCGCAAGGTGATCACCCGCACCGGGACCACCGCCCAATCCGGGCGTAGCGGGGGCCGGCCGGCGGCGCTCTATCAGTTCGCGGATTCGCAATTGCGCGTCACCGACGAGTTCGCCGCGCTGCGCCCGCCGACCTGACAGGTGTTGATTTTTAAGGGATTCGTAAGAGACAATCGCGGGTCCGCGTTTTTGCGGGCGCGAAGGGAGTCCCATGGAGCTTGGCACCGCCGCCGCGGCGCGTGACGCCGAATGGATCGGAGCACCGCCGCACGAGGAATGGGTTTCGGGTACCCGTCCGTTGCGGCCGTCCCTGGACCCGTTCTACGTCCCGCCCGCCGGTTTCGAGCATGCCCAGCCCGGCACGGTGCTGCGCAGCCGCGACGTCCAGCTGGCGTTCCTGGGGTTGATCCCCCAGCGGATCGTCGCGACGCAGCTGCTCTACCGCACCTGCGACCGCGACGGCGCGCCGGAGGCCGCCGTGACCACGGTGCTGGTCCCCGCGCAGCGTTCCTCGCGCAAGCCGATGCCGGTGCTGTCCTACCAGTGCGCCATCGACGCGGTGACCGACCGCTGTTTCCCGTCCTACGCGTTGCGCCGCGGCGCCCACGCGCTCGGCTCCCTGGCGCAGCTGGAATTCCTGTTGATGGCCGCCGCCCTGGCCGAGGGCTGGGCGGTGTCGGTGCCCGATCACGAGGGTGTGCGCGGCATGTGGGGCGCCCCCAACGAGCCCGGCTACCACATTCTCGACGGCGTGCGAGCCGCCCAGTCGGCGCCCACGCTGGAGCTGTCCCCCGACGCGCCAGTGGGCCTGTGGGGCTATTCGGGCGGCGGTCTGGCCACCGCCTGGGCGGCCGAGGTGTGCGCCGACTACGCACCGGAACTCGACATCGTCGGGGCGGTCCTGGGATCCCCCGTCGGCGATCTCGGCAGCACCTTCCGTCGGCTCAACGGCACCATCTATTCGGGGCTGCCCGCGACGGTGGTGGCCGCGCTGACCCACATCTACCCGGATCTGCACCGCCTCATCGACCAGCACGCCACCCCCGAGGGCAAGGCGATGCTGCAGCGCGTCGAGAAGCTGACCACCATGCACGCCGTGTTGAGCCTGGTGCGCATGGACATGGACAAGCTGGTCGACTGCCCGCTCGAGCAGATCCTCGACACCCCCGAGGTGCAGCATGTGTTCGCCGACATCAAGCTCGGCGGCACCGCGCCCACCCCGCCCGTGCTGGTGGTGCAGGCCGTGCACGACCGCATCGTCTCGGTCGACGACATCGATGAACTCACCGACACCTACAGCACCGGTGGGTCGCACGTCACCTATCACCGCGACCTGTTCAGCGAGCATCTGCTGCTGCATCCGATGTCGGCGCCCATGACGCTGCGGTGGCTCATCGACCGCTTCGAGGGCCGGCCGTTGTCGGAGAACGTCGTGCGCACCAAGTGGCCGACGCTGCTCAACCCCATGACCTACCAGGGCATGTGGCGGCTCGGTACGGTCGCGGCCCGGGTGGTCGCGGGACGGGTGCTCAACCGCCGTCCGTTGTGACCGGCGCCGCGTCCGCCGGCACGCCCAGCACCACGCCGTCGACCGGCGGATAGCCACCGAGGTCGTCGCGCGGGGACGCCACCGCGCACACCGCGTACACCAGCGCCGCGGTCGCCACGGGCACCAGCAGGGTCACCGCGATCTGCAGGGGTGTCTGCCCGAAGAACACCGCGGGCGCCTCGGTCACGTAGTGCACGCGCTGCTCGGGGGTCACCGGCGCCCCGTCGAGGTCGATCACGTCGTACCGGCCGCCCACCACCGCCGAGCCGACCAGCGTGGCCGCCGCGGCGCCACCCCCGACGCCCAGGCACAGCGCGATCAGCAGCACCGGCCCGCGGTGGGCGCGCCACTGCCAGGCTGCGGCCGAACCGACGACCGCCAGCACGCAGAGCAGACCCAGCATCAGGAACGACGCCACGAAGAAGTGATCCGCCTCGGCGCCCAGGTAGGCATGCACCCGGATGCCGCTCTTGGTCAGCGCGACGACGCCGCGCGCCGGCGGGGCCAGCCAGGCCCACAGCGCCCCGATCAGCGCACCGGCCACGGTCAGCGCGAGCACCACGATGAGCGCCGCGCGGGCGCGCGAGGTCCGCGGTGCGACGGTGGCGGCGGTCACCGCTGGGTCTCCAGATCGTGGGAGTCGACGACGCCGTGCCGCGAGCACTTGGCCCACCAGCCGTCCGGCCGCACCTGCACGATCATCCGTCGTCCGCAGGCCGCGCAGAACCGCGGCGGTTCCAGGCCCAGTTGGGCGGCGGTCGGAATCACCTTCGCCGCAACGTTATCGGCCGCAACGCCGGTGTATACGTTGAACGCTCCCGCGCCGACGGGGGTGGGCAGCGCCGGGGTTTCTGCGTCCATCACCGAATTCTTACAGGCTTGCGTTGAGCGCCTTGATCGGCATCTGCAGATCGTCGAGCAACTCCAGGTCCGATTCGGCGGGACGGCCCAGCGTGGTCAGGTAGTTGCCGACGATGACGGCGTTGATGCCGCCCAGGATGCCCTGCTTGGCGCCCAGGTCGCCGAGGGTGATCTCGCGACCGCCGGCGAACCGGAGCATGGTGCGCGGCAGTGCCAGGCGGAAGGCCGCCACGGCCCGCAGCGCATCGGCGGCCGGGAGGACCTCGAGGTCGCCGAAGGGGGTGCCGGGCCGGGGGTTCAGGAAGTTCAGCGGCACCTCGTGCGGGTCCAGTTCGGCCAGGTTGGCGGCGAACTCGGCGCGCTGCTCCAGCGTCTCACCCATGCCGAGGATGCCGCCGCAGCAGACCTCCATGCCGGCCTCGCGCACCATCTCGAGCGTGCCCCAGCGCTCCTCCCAGCTGTGCGTGGTCACCACGTTGGGGAAGAACGACTTGGCGGTCTCCAGGTTGTGGTTGTAGCGGTGCACGCCCATCTCGGCGAGGCGATCCACCTGCTCCTGGGAGAGCATGCCCAGCGAGCACGCGATCTGGATGTCGACCTCGTCGCGGATCGCCTCGATACCGGCGGCCACCTGCGCCAGCAGGCGCTCGTCGGGCCCGCGCACCGCGGCCACGATGCAGAATTCGGTGGCCCCGGACTTCGCGGTCTGCTTGGCGGCCTCGACCAGGCTCGGGATGTCGAGCCACGCGCTGCGCACCGGCGAGGCGAACAGGCCCGACTGCGAGCAGAAGTGGCAGTCCTCGGGGCAGCCACCGGTCTTGAGGCTGATGATGCCCTCGACCTCGACCTCGGGACCGCACCAGCGCATCCGGACCTCGTGGGCCAGCGCCAGCAGGTCCTCGAGCTGGTCATCAGGTAGCTGCAGCACCTGCAGCACCTGGTCCTGGGTCAGGCCTTCGCCACGTTCGAGCACCTGGTCACGGGCCACGCCCAGAACATCCACTGCCGCCTGCGTCACCAGCATTCCCTCCGTGGTCATCTCTCTTGAACGGTGTTCAGGTTAAGGTAACGGTGTGCAACTCCACAAACCCGACGTGGTGGATGCGGCGGCGGCAATCCTCGACAACTACGGAATCGCGGACCTGAGCATGCGCCGGCTGGCGCGCGAGCTCAACGTCAGCCCGGGCGCCCTGTACTGGCACTTCGCCAACAAGCAGGAACTGCTCGGCGCGGTGGCCGACCACATCCTGCGACCCGCCGTCATCGACGTGGCCGGGCTGAACTGGCGCCACGCGATCCAGGACATCTGCGCGGCGCTGCGCGACGCCCTGCTGTCGCACACCGACGGGGCCGAGCTCGTGTCCGCCAGCTTCGCCGCCGGCCAGTCGGAAACCGTGACCGACATCGTCGCCCAGCTGGCCGCGGCCGCCGCCGATGCCGGCGCCCGAAACGACGACGCCGACTCGACCGCGCGCACGCTGCTCTACTACGTCCTGGGGTTCACCGTCGACGAGCAGTCCCGCCGCCAGTGGGACGCCGCGGGTGCGCTCAGCGACGAGCAGTCGGTGCTGATGAGCGACACCGACCGACAGTTCGCGTTCGGTCTGCGCCTGCTGATCGACGGCCTGGCGGCCCACGAAGGGGCCACCGCGCCGTAGCGGTCAGCCGAGCCGGTGCTCGGTGCGGCTCTCACCTTCCCAGCGGCGCAGCCCGACGATCTCACCGACGATCTCCGCGGGTCCGCCCGCGATGCGCAGCGCCGTCGTGACGGTCTCGGGCGCCAGGCGCCGGGCCAGGGTGACGTGCGGGGTCCATTGCCCGGGAGCGGTGTGCGGCAGCGCCGCCGGCGCCAGCAGCGGCAGAGCCAACCGGTGCACCTCGCGGTGCAGCGCCAACAACTCGTCGCTCGGGACCACCAGCCGCGCGAGCACCCCGGCGCTGCGGCCGAAGACCAGCGTGGCGCCCAGCCGGGCCGGCAGCGGGAGGCGGTCGAGCACCCCGGCGAGCGCCGCATCCACCGACTCGTCGATCCGCTGCGCGACCGTCAGCGTGCAGTGCGGCCGGGCCGCCGGCGCGGGACTCGGTATCCCGGCCTCGCGCAAGCCCGCCCAGATCCGGCGGACCGCGGCCTCGGTGCCCTCGTCGAAGATCAGCTCGATCGAGTGGACCATCTCACAGGCTCGCGATCCACTGCCGGTCGAACGCGTCGGCGCACAGCGCCGCGAAATCGCCGCCGTCGCCGGCGGCGCCCGCGGGCAGCACCGCGCGCACCGGGGCCAGCGCGCTCAGGGCCTCGCGGTTGTCGCGTTCGGCCACGCCGGGCCGCGAAGGCCAGGCGCCGATCACCAGCCCGGCACACGGAATTCCCTGTCCGGCAAGCGCTTCCAGCGTCAGCGCGGTGTGGTTGAGCGTGCCCAGGCCGGCGGCGACGACCACCAGCACCGGCGCCGCCAGGTCCGCGGCCACATCGCGCAGCGTGACGCCGTCGGCACCGAGGGCCACCAGCAGTCCGCCGGCCCCCTCGACCAGCGTGAGCCGGTCGGGTCCGTCGGCGGCGCGCACCGAGGCCACCAGCTCATCCCGGGTGGGCAGCGGCAGTTCGGCCCGCCGGGCGGCCGCCACGGGCGCCAGGGGTTCGGGATAGCGCCAACCGCCGTGCAACCGGGTCGCGCCGGCGAGCCGGGCCACCTCGCCGAGGTCGTCGTCACCGTCGACGGTGCCGGTCTGCACCGGTTTGCACACCGCGACGTCGCGCCCGGCCAACCGCGCGGCGCAGGCCAGGGCGGCGGTTGTCACCGTCTTCCCGACCCCGGTGTCGGTGCCGGTCACCACCAGCACGGTCATGCGCGGGCGGCGGCGAGCACTTCGGAGAGCACCCTGCGCGCCGAGGCCATCTCGTCGTCGCTCAGCGAGGCGCGGGCGGTCAGGCGCAGCCGCGAGGTTCCGGCGGGCACCGTCGGCGGCCGGAAACATCCGACCCGGATCCCGCGATCCAGGCAGGCCGCGGCGGCGCCCACGGCCACCTCGGGATCGCCCAGGATGACCGACACCACGGCCGAGTCGGGTTGTTCGGGGCTGCCGCAGATGTGGGCCAGTTCGGTGGCGTGGGTCAGCACGGCGTGGGCGCGCTGCGGTTCGGCGATCAACACCTGCAGCGCGGCCAGCGCCGCGCCGACCGCGGCGGGCGTCAGCCCGGTGTCGAAGATGAAGGTCCGGGCGGTGTCGATGAGGTGCGCGCGCACCGCGGCGGGCCCCAGCACGGCCCCGCCCTGGCTGCCCAGCGCCTTGGACAGGGTCGTGGTCACGACGATGTCGGGATCGCCGGCCAGCCCGAGTTCCTGGACCAGGCCCTGTCCCCCGCTGCCGCGGACCCCGAGGCCGTGGGCCTCGTCCACGATCAGCAGCGCGCCGTGGCGTCGGCACACCTCGCGCAGTTTCCGCAGCGGGGCCAGCGCCCCGTCGGTGGAGAACACCGATTCGGTGACGACGACGGCGCGTTCCTCGGTGCGCTCGGCCAGCGCGGCCTCGACGGCGGCGACGTCGCGGTGCGGGGTCACCACCACCCGGGACCGGGACAGCCGGCACGCGTCGACCAGCGAGGCGTGGGTCATGGCGTCGGACACCAGCAGCGCGCCGGGGCCGGTCAGCGCGACGACCGCCCCGATGTTGGCCGTGTAGCCCGACGAGAACACCAGGGCCGATTCACTGCCGACGAACGCCGCCAGCGCGGTCTCGAACTCCTCGTGCAGTTCGGTGTTGCCCGTGACCAGCCGCGATCCACCCGCGCCGGCACCCCAGGTGCGCAGGGCGGCGATGCCGCCGTCGAGGACGGCGGGGTGTTGCGACAGGCCCAGGTAGTCGTTGGAGGCCAGGTCGAGTTCGGTGCCGACCGGCGGGCGCGTGCGCAGCGCGCGGCGCAGCCCGGCGGCCCGACGGTCACGCTCGACGTCGGCCAGCCAGGCCAACGGGGAAAGGCCGGTGTGCGTCACCCGATGCTCCTCAGTGCCGAATCCTCAGTGCCGAATTGAACACCGTTCAGGCTAATGCACGCGCGACGCCGATCATCGCGGCGGTGATCGCAGCGATCTCCTCGGCGGTGCAGATGAAGGGGGGCATGACGTAGATCAGGTTGCGGAACGGCCGCAGCCACACGCCATGGTCCAACGCGGCCACGGTGGCCACGGCGAGGTCGACCGGACGTTGCATCTCGATCACCCCGATGGCGCCCAGCACCCGCACGTCGGCGACGCCGGGCAGGTCCCGGGCCGGGGCCAACCCCGTCCGCAGCCCCGCCTCGATCTGCGTCACCCGCGCGCGCCAGTCCTGGCCGAGCAGCAACTCGACGCTGGCCACCGAGACCGCACACGCCAGCGCGTTGGCCATGAAGGTCGGGCCGTGCATCAGCGCGCCGGCCTCGGAATTGCTGATGACGGAGGCGATCTCGGCGGTGCACAGCGTGGCCGCCAAGGTCAGGTAGCCGCCCGTGAGCGCCTTGCCGACGCACATGATGTCGGGGCTCACACCGGCGTGGTCGGCGGCGAACAGCTCACCGGTGCGGCCGAAACCGGTGGCGATCTCGTCGAAGATCAACAGCACGTCGTGGCGATCACACAGCGCCCGCAGCTCGGTGAGGTAGCGCGGGTCGTGGAAGCGCATGCCCCCGGCGCCCTGCACCACGGGTTCGACGATCACCGCGGCCAGTTCGTCGGCGTGGCGGACCAATTGATCTTCGAAGGCCCGGCAGTACACCGGGTCGAACTCGCGCGGTGGGGCCGCGGCGAAGACCTGCTCGGCCAGCAGCGAGTTACCGCCGACGCCGGCGCCCGTCCACAGCTCGTGCATGCCGCCGTCGGGATCGCACACGCTCATCGGCGTGAAGGTGTCGCCGTGGTAGCCACCGCGCCACGTCATCAACCGGTGCTTGCCGGCCCGACCCCGAGACACCTGGTACTGCAGGGCCATCTTGACCGCGACCTCGACCGACACCGAACCGGAGTCGCTGAAGAACACCGTGTCCAGCCCGGCGGGGGTGATCTCGACGAGCAACTGCGCCAGCCGCGCGGCCGGTTCGTGGGTGAGCCCGCCGAACATCACGTGGTTCAGCACGCCCAGTTGCTTGGTGATCGCCGCGTCGAGCACGGGGTGGCCGTGCCCGTGCACCGCGGTCCACCAGGAGGCCATCGCGTCGAGGACCTCGACCTGCCGACCGTCGCGGGACAGGGTCAGCCACGCGCCGCGCGCACCCAGCGCCACGACCGGCGGCAACGTGCCCGGCGCGCCGATGGTGCTGTACGGATGCCACACATGGGCGGCGTCGACCGCACTGATCTCCTCGGGGGTCAACGCAGACACGGACACCGAGCCTAACGCGCCGCGGAAATGAGTTACGACGGTCGGTTAGGTAGATTGTCGGGCGACGATGATCGCCTTGCTCCCCAACCGGCCGGCTTCTGCAACCGTTCCGGAGCCTGCGTCCCCGCCCGCGAAGGGGGCCAGGAAGGCGGGTTTCTACCGACATGATCTCGATGGCCTGCGCGGCGTGGCCATCGCGCTGGTTGCTGTCTTCCATGTCTGGTTCGGCCGGGTTTCCGGTGGTGTCGACGTGTTCCTGGTGCTGTCCGGGTTCTTCTTCGGCGGCCGGCTGCTGCGCAACTCGCTG
It encodes the following:
- a CDS encoding 8-amino-7-oxononanoate synthase is translated as MTHTGLSPLAWLADVERDRRAAGLRRALRTRPPVGTELDLASNDYLGLSQHPAVLDGGIAALRTWGAGAGGSRLVTGNTELHEEFETALAAFVGSESALVFSSGYTANIGAVVALTGPGALLVSDAMTHASLVDACRLSRSRVVVTPHRDVAAVEAALAERTEERAVVVTESVFSTDGALAPLRKLREVCRRHGALLIVDEAHGLGVRGSGGQGLVQELGLAGDPDIVVTTTLSKALGSQGGAVLGPAAVRAHLIDTARTFIFDTGLTPAAVGAALAALQVLIAEPQRAHAVLTHATELAHICGSPEQPDSAVVSVILGDPEVAVGAAAACLDRGIRVGCFRPPTVPAGTSRLRLTARASLSDDEMASARRVLSEVLAAARA
- a CDS encoding adenosylmethionine--8-amino-7-oxononanoate transaminase — translated: MSALTPEEISAVDAAHVWHPYSTIGAPGTLPPVVALGARGAWLTLSRDGRQVEVLDAMASWWTAVHGHGHPVLDAAITKQLGVLNHVMFGGLTHEPAARLAQLLVEITPAGLDTVFFSDSGSVSVEVAVKMALQYQVSRGRAGKHRLMTWRGGYHGDTFTPMSVCDPDGGMHELWTGAGVGGNSLLAEQVFAAAPPREFDPVYCRAFEDQLVRHADELAAVIVEPVVQGAGGMRFHDPRYLTELRALCDRHDVLLIFDEIATGFGRTGELFAADHAGVSPDIMCVGKALTGGYLTLAATLCTAEIASVISNSEAGALMHGPTFMANALACAVSVASVELLLGQDWRARVTQIEAGLRTGLAPARDLPGVADVRVLGAIGVIEMQRPVDLAVATVAALDHGVWLRPFRNLIYVMPPFICTAEEIAAITAAMIGVARALA